GCTGTCCGAAGGGCGAACTGATCGGCCCCATCACCGGCCAGAGCGAGGGTCCACTCGACACCAGCGAAAGATCGCTCAGCGGATCCAGGCTGCGCAGAGGGCTGGTGGAAAAGGTGCTCGAGATCACACGGCTCGCCGAGCCGTTCATCGCCGTAGACCGTAGAGCGTAGAAGTCTTCGACCGACTTGTAGTAATTCTCCTCGGTAAACGTCGCCGTCGAACCGGAAGCGAGCTGCGCCGTGGCCTGCACTCCCGCCGACTTGGGAGCGTTCTTCTGAAGTCCCTTGGTCGTGGTCGTGAGCTTATTGACCGTCAAACCGTATAGAGCGGAGACCTCGCTCGCCAACGACCCCAGCGAAGCCACCTGAACGTCTTTTTCGTGCGTCACCTTTTCCAGGTTCGCGTAGTCCTTGCGGAGCGAATTCTGCTCCTGCCGCATCTGGTTGAAACGAGCGGTCTTAAGCAGCATGCGCGAATACGACCCCGCCATCCCCGTGATGGTGAAAAGACCAATCACAGCCGCCGCTACGAACATGTAGGCGTAATGCAGCGGCACAGGAAGCTTATTGAGCGTGCCGTCCTCGTCGCGAGAGACGAAGACGATATAAAAGCGCTTCTTCAAATCAAATCAACCTTGCCTTCGGGCTCTTCGTGCTGTCTCTGCGGTTGGCAGAGAATCGGTCGGGGTATATGAGAAACGCCGATCTCGATTTGCATGCATCGATTCCCTGTTGGGCTTGGACGAGTTTAGCCCTTTCGAGGGGGTGGGGCAACCGGTTCCTAAGGCTTGGCAAAACGTTCCATCTTTGGCACTAAGGTTTCACCCGAGCACGGCATCTGGCGGTATTCTTACCGTGTGAACAAACAACATCATCA
This genomic stretch from Terriglobus saanensis SP1PR4 harbors:
- a CDS encoding M23 family metallopeptidase, which gives rise to MKKRFYIVFVSRDEDGTLNKLPVPLHYAYMFVAAAVIGLFTITGMAGSYSRMLLKTARFNQMRQEQNSLRKDYANLEKVTHEKDVQVASLGSLASEVSALYGLTVNKLTTTTKGLQKNAPKSAGVQATAQLASGSTATFTEENYYKSVEDFYALRSTAMNGSASRVISSTFSTSPLRSLDPLSDLSLVSSGPSLWPVMGPISSPFGQREDPVLGAGEGEFHKGVDISAPQGTPIHAAADGVVDTAAFGNGYGREVLIDHGNGIKTLYGHMSGFAVVSGQQVTRGQVIGFVGSSGRTTGYHCHYEVRIRNTPVNPHKYLRSTMADVATIAH